From one Nodosilinea sp. FACHB-141 genomic stretch:
- a CDS encoding alpha/beta fold hydrolase: protein MTATVFAPQPLNNPPSTYWTWRDQAIHYVVAGEAHSDRPPLLLVHGFGASTDHWRKNIQGLQADFQVWAIDLLGFGRSAKPDWQYSGDLWQAQLHDFIIEVIGRPAVLAGNSLGGYASLCVAANHPESAVGLVLLNSAGPFSSPAQTPPPAPNPIAKLIQSLMLQPLPSWVLFQYVRQPAIIRRTLQQVYLDKSVITDQLVEDIRRPALDPGAPRVFASVFKSRQGENVDVLLQKMSCPLLMLWGEGDPWMNCRVKGAQFRQHYPTLTEHYLQAGHCPHDEVPDQVNSLLREWVLKTVIEGA from the coding sequence ATGACCGCTACCGTCTTTGCCCCTCAGCCCCTCAACAATCCCCCCAGCACCTACTGGACCTGGCGTGACCAGGCCATTCACTACGTGGTAGCCGGAGAAGCTCACAGCGACCGCCCTCCCCTGCTATTGGTGCATGGTTTTGGTGCGTCTACCGACCACTGGCGCAAGAATATTCAGGGCCTGCAGGCCGACTTTCAGGTTTGGGCGATCGATCTGCTGGGGTTTGGGCGATCGGCTAAGCCCGACTGGCAGTACAGCGGTGACCTATGGCAGGCGCAGCTCCACGATTTCATCATTGAAGTAATCGGTCGTCCGGCGGTACTGGCGGGCAATTCCCTTGGTGGATATGCGTCGCTTTGCGTGGCGGCAAACCATCCTGAGTCGGCTGTTGGACTGGTGCTGTTGAACAGCGCTGGCCCATTTTCTTCTCCCGCTCAAACCCCTCCCCCAGCGCCCAACCCGATCGCAAAGCTGATTCAATCGCTCATGCTGCAGCCGCTGCCGAGTTGGGTGCTGTTTCAGTATGTGCGCCAGCCTGCCATCATTCGACGCACCCTGCAGCAGGTCTATCTCGATAAATCGGTTATTACCGACCAACTAGTCGAAGACATTCGCCGCCCCGCCCTCGATCCTGGTGCTCCCAGAGTGTTTGCCTCAGTCTTTAAGTCTCGCCAGGGCGAGAATGTAGACGTGCTGCTGCAAAAAATGAGCTGCCCCCTACTGATGCTCTGGGGCGAAGGCGACCCTTGGATGAACTGTCGTGTGAAGGGGGCGCAGTTTCGTCAGCACTACCCCACCCTGACGGAACACTACTTACAGGCCGGTCACTGCCCCCACGACGAGGTTCCCGACCAGGTGAATAGCCTGCTGCGAGAATGGGTGTTAAAGACGGTGATTGAAGGAGCGTGA
- a CDS encoding BlaI/MecI/CopY family transcriptional regulator, whose amino-acid sequence MSPLPRHRPRHLSLGPLEAEILAIVWEKNGATVKDIHDHILSDPDRDLTQASVTTVLQRLAKKGWLRREAVQPEKPRRAFRWQPIISQQEAELLTAHQQLQSFLAVGSPDLVAAFADSLDVAELDKIDAIAARLRALRHTQTQREDA is encoded by the coding sequence ATGTCTCCCCTTCCCCGCCATCGCCCTCGCCACCTCTCCCTAGGCCCCCTAGAGGCCGAGATCCTGGCCATCGTTTGGGAAAAAAACGGAGCTACCGTTAAAGACATCCACGACCATATTCTGTCCGACCCCGATCGCGACTTGACCCAGGCTTCGGTGACGACGGTGCTTCAACGCTTAGCTAAGAAAGGCTGGCTGCGGCGCGAGGCCGTGCAGCCAGAAAAACCCCGTCGTGCCTTCCGTTGGCAGCCCATAATCTCGCAGCAAGAGGCTGAGCTGCTGACTGCCCACCAGCAGCTCCAGAGCTTCTTGGCAGTGGGTAGCCCCGATCTAGTGGCCGCCTTTGCCGATAGCCTAGATGTCGCTGAGCTGGACAAGATAGACGCGATCGCCGCCCGTCTGCGCGCCCTGCGCCATACTCAGACCCAAAGGGAGGATGCGTAA
- a CDS encoding M56 family metallopeptidase — protein sequence MHSSLMVLTIVVAAVWRWRWRQCDGPWLVRWESALSAFCLPPLMIVLAAAAVLSMGHHGTMIGQIVSPVGCWVSLGILSFAVGVLACALGQTVRTTWGLRQYAVVSLPQGEQARCLPIDLPLAAQVGLWRSSLLVSRGWLEQLTAIEQQAMLAHEQAHADHRDPFWFFWLGVVRCFTSWLPNTEALWEELLLLRELRADRQAANTSDPLVLAELLVKLARQMALTTHSQSSEHWLETGVGFNQALSLTRLEQRVNALVAPDTGVKISEQRQVKLAWLMVAMLPLAVTWLHT from the coding sequence ATGCACAGCAGTTTAATGGTGCTCACAATTGTGGTGGCTGCAGTTTGGCGATGGCGATGGCGACAGTGCGATGGCCCTTGGCTAGTCCGCTGGGAGTCTGCCCTCAGTGCCTTTTGTCTGCCGCCGCTGATGATTGTGCTGGCCGCTGCGGCGGTGCTCTCTATGGGCCACCACGGCACCATGATCGGCCAGATAGTCAGTCCGGTAGGGTGCTGGGTTAGTCTCGGGATATTGTCTTTTGCCGTCGGTGTTCTAGCTTGCGCACTGGGCCAAACGGTGCGCACCACCTGGGGGCTGCGCCAATACGCCGTGGTCTCGCTTCCTCAGGGAGAGCAGGCCCGCTGCTTGCCCATCGACCTACCGCTGGCAGCTCAGGTCGGGCTGTGGCGATCGTCATTGCTGGTTAGTCGGGGTTGGCTAGAGCAACTGACGGCGATCGAACAGCAGGCCATGCTGGCCCACGAACAGGCCCATGCTGATCATCGTGACCCGTTCTGGTTTTTCTGGTTAGGTGTTGTACGGTGCTTCACCAGCTGGCTACCCAACACCGAAGCGCTGTGGGAAGAACTGCTGCTGCTGCGAGAGCTGCGCGCCGATCGCCAGGCTGCCAACACCAGTGACCCCCTTGTGCTGGCAGAGCTGCTAGTGAAACTTGCTCGACAGATGGCCCTGACCACCCATTCACAGTCCTCAGAGCACTGGCTTGAGACCGGAGTGGGCTTCAATCAGGCTTTGTCGCTCACTCGCTTGGAGCAGCGGGTCAACGCTTTAGTTGCACCAGACACCGGGGTAAAAATTTCTGAACAACGTCAGGTCAAATTGGCTTGGCTGATGGTTGCGATGCTGCCCTTGGCGGTCACCTGGCTGCACACGTAA
- the moeB gene encoding molybdopterin-synthase adenylyltransferase MoeB, which produces MLNPNLDDIQLTKEEYERYSRHIILPEVGLDGQKKLKAASVLCVGTGGLGSPLLLYLAAAGIGRIGIVDFDTVDQSNLHRQVIHSESWVGKPKIESAKSRILEINPHCQVDLYETRLSAENALGIFEPYDVVVDGTDNFPTRYLVNDACVLLGKPNVYGSIFRFEGQATVFNYQDGPNYRDLYPEPPPPGLVPSCAEGGVLGVLPGIIGVIQANETIKVILGTGKTLSGRLLLYNALEMTFRELKLRPNPVRPVIDKLIDYEEFCGIPQARMEAEKELAEISEMTVTELKQVLDSGADDVVLLDVRNPNEYEIARIPGSVLVPLPDIENGEGVDKVKSLVNGHRLIVHCKMGGRSAKALGILKQHGIEGTNVKGGITAWSKEVDASVPEY; this is translated from the coding sequence ATGCTCAACCCAAACCTGGACGACATTCAGCTCACCAAAGAGGAGTACGAGCGCTACTCCCGCCACATCATTCTGCCGGAGGTGGGTCTCGATGGGCAGAAGAAGCTCAAGGCCGCCAGCGTGCTCTGCGTGGGCACTGGAGGCTTGGGTTCACCCTTGCTGCTGTATCTGGCCGCCGCTGGCATTGGCCGCATCGGCATTGTCGACTTTGACACCGTCGATCAGTCGAACCTCCACCGCCAGGTGATTCACAGCGAGTCGTGGGTGGGCAAACCCAAAATTGAGTCGGCCAAAAGCCGCATTCTTGAAATCAATCCTCACTGCCAGGTTGACCTCTACGAAACCCGTCTCAGCGCCGAGAATGCCTTAGGCATCTTTGAACCCTACGACGTGGTGGTTGACGGCACCGACAACTTTCCCACCCGCTACCTAGTCAACGACGCCTGCGTACTGCTGGGCAAGCCCAACGTCTACGGCTCCATTTTTCGCTTTGAGGGCCAGGCCACAGTTTTTAACTACCAAGATGGTCCCAACTATCGCGACTTATATCCCGAACCGCCACCGCCGGGGCTAGTGCCCTCCTGTGCGGAGGGTGGCGTGCTGGGCGTGCTGCCCGGCATCATTGGCGTCATTCAGGCCAACGAAACCATCAAGGTGATTTTGGGCACGGGCAAAACGCTCAGCGGCCGCCTGCTGCTCTACAATGCCCTCGAGATGACCTTTAGAGAGCTGAAGCTGCGGCCCAATCCCGTCCGCCCAGTGATCGACAAGTTGATCGACTACGAAGAGTTCTGCGGCATTCCCCAAGCGCGCATGGAGGCAGAGAAAGAGTTGGCTGAAATCTCCGAAATGACCGTTACTGAGCTGAAGCAAGTGCTCGACAGCGGGGCCGACGACGTAGTGCTGCTTGACGTGCGCAACCCCAACGAGTACGAAATTGCCCGCATCCCTGGCTCGGTGCTGGTGCCTCTGCCCGATATCGAGAACGGTGAGGGGGTTGATAAGGTCAAAAGCCTAGTCAACGGCCATCGCCTGATTGTGCACTGCAAAATGGGCGGGCGATCGGCCAAAGCTCTAGGCATTCTCAAGCAGCACGGCATTGAGGGCACCAATGTGAAAGGCGGCATCACCGCCTGGAGTAAAGAGGTAGACGCCTCAGTTCCCGAATACTAA
- a CDS encoding Mov34/MPN/PAD-1 family protein, producing MANLYLDADCYQAIVEAAVAGYPKECCGLLVGRRGSGEELPGEVARTVVEVVTLNNAWDPSLLDYTDPAGDGAHSLRDRYWIDPADMLAVQRSARERGLEIIGVFHSHPDHVAVPSECDRTLAWPVYSYIIVSVMAGQVADFKSWQLNDQDQFEPEPVKMIGSSANKASFLS from the coding sequence ATGGCTAATCTTTACCTTGATGCTGACTGCTACCAAGCCATAGTTGAGGCGGCCGTCGCTGGCTACCCCAAGGAATGCTGTGGGCTGCTAGTGGGCCGGCGTGGATCTGGGGAAGAGCTGCCCGGCGAGGTCGCTCGCACTGTGGTTGAGGTTGTCACCTTAAACAATGCCTGGGATCCGTCGCTGCTGGACTATACCGACCCCGCAGGCGATGGAGCCCACAGTCTGCGCGATCGCTACTGGATCGACCCCGCCGATATGTTGGCCGTACAGCGATCGGCGCGGGAACGAGGGCTAGAGATTATTGGCGTGTTTCACTCTCACCCCGACCATGTAGCGGTGCCGTCGGAGTGCGATCGCACCCTCGCCTGGCCCGTCTATTCCTACATCATTGTTTCGGTGATGGCAGGGCAAGTTGCCGACTTCAAAAGCTGGCAGCTCAATGACCAAGACCAGTTCGAGCCCGAGCCTGTGAAAATGATTGGATCATCTGCCAACAAAGCTTCATTCTTGTCCTAA
- a CDS encoding TolC family protein, which translates to MLYSYCRCLIPLSLGITLSSWSAAGLANSEPRPLADESPGISIAQAETEALEASPAAIEEDVPATEAGAPGLEPGEEAVPLDADENTTPSSTVQTGPLIPQSDRPTEQGFETPPDYLTPNANPLLVPTQPEEVEILGTQPLSLETALELAYRNSEELRVAQLRLERNQAGLRVQQAARLPTVDLGANVQTANQSSSGSGGTFDSTSTTAGSTLRTDYDLGLSGERSARIRAAERQVRVSELQVEQTREDLRLNTTTDYYAVQEAIEQIRINQAFLEAAERNLRDTQLREEVGVGTRFDVLQAEVQVANARQTLTQAISQRQISQRQLARRLNIQPSVDLTTLAVNIAGAWPLSLEESIVLAFQNRSELEQFLVEREFNDAQRQASLAAVRPNLGVFAQYGVQSLLSSSSGASSSIDDGFSLGAQFNWRLFDGGAARASADQSEIDIETDESEFESARNDIRVQVEEAYYTLVSNQSNIDTASVAVNQAEEALELANLRFNAGVGTQLEVINAIRDLTEAQGNLVTAVLEYNRALARLERAVSNLDTPADDTPETVQE; encoded by the coding sequence ATGCTTTACTCTTATTGCCGTTGCCTCATACCGCTAAGCCTAGGCATTACCCTATCTAGCTGGTCCGCTGCGGGGTTAGCTAACTCTGAGCCTCGTCCCCTAGCCGACGAGAGCCCAGGAATCAGCATTGCCCAGGCTGAAACCGAAGCCCTAGAGGCATCCCCAGCCGCTATTGAAGAGGATGTGCCTGCCACTGAGGCCGGTGCACCAGGGTTGGAACCCGGCGAAGAGGCTGTGCCTTTGGACGCTGACGAAAATACTACGCCCTCCTCCACGGTGCAGACTGGTCCTTTGATACCCCAGTCCGATCGCCCCACAGAGCAAGGTTTTGAGACCCCACCCGACTACCTAACTCCCAACGCCAATCCTCTGCTGGTGCCGACTCAGCCCGAGGAGGTAGAAATCTTGGGTACCCAGCCGTTGTCATTGGAAACGGCTCTGGAACTGGCCTACCGCAACAGCGAAGAACTGCGGGTGGCGCAGCTGCGCCTGGAGCGCAACCAGGCAGGTTTGAGAGTTCAGCAAGCAGCGCGGCTGCCGACGGTAGATTTGGGAGCCAACGTGCAAACCGCTAACCAGTCGTCATCGGGCTCGGGGGGAACCTTTGACTCTACTAGCACCACCGCTGGCAGCACCCTCAGAACCGACTATGACCTGGGCCTGTCGGGGGAGCGATCGGCCCGCATTCGAGCGGCAGAACGTCAGGTGCGAGTCTCTGAGCTTCAGGTTGAGCAAACCCGTGAAGATTTGCGGCTCAATACCACCACTGACTATTACGCGGTGCAGGAAGCGATCGAGCAAATTCGCATCAACCAAGCCTTTTTAGAGGCTGCCGAGCGTAATCTGCGCGATACCCAGCTGCGGGAAGAAGTCGGTGTAGGCACTCGATTTGACGTTTTGCAGGCGGAGGTGCAGGTGGCCAACGCGCGCCAAACCCTCACCCAGGCCATCAGCCAGCGACAGATTTCCCAGCGACAGCTGGCCCGACGGCTCAACATTCAGCCCTCGGTCGATCTAACGACCCTGGCCGTCAACATTGCCGGAGCCTGGCCGCTCTCACTGGAGGAAAGCATTGTGCTGGCCTTCCAAAACCGATCAGAGCTAGAGCAATTCTTAGTCGAGCGAGAGTTCAACGATGCTCAGCGTCAGGCTAGCCTGGCAGCGGTTCGCCCTAATCTAGGGGTATTTGCCCAGTACGGAGTCCAGAGCTTGCTGAGCTCATCGTCGGGGGCATCATCTAGCATCGACGACGGATTTTCTCTGGGAGCACAGTTCAACTGGCGGCTATTTGACGGCGGGGCTGCTCGAGCCAGCGCCGACCAGAGCGAAATCGACATTGAAACCGATGAGTCGGAGTTCGAGAGCGCCCGCAACGACATTCGGGTGCAGGTGGAAGAGGCCTACTACACCCTGGTGTCTAACCAGTCGAATATTGATACGGCTTCGGTAGCCGTCAACCAGGCTGAGGAAGCGCTAGAGCTGGCCAATCTGCGGTTCAATGCTGGGGTGGGCACGCAGCTAGAGGTGATCAATGCTATTCGAGATCTGACCGAAGCCCAGGGCAACTTGGTGACCGCAGTGCTCGAATACAACCGCGCTTTAGCCCGCCTAGAGCGAGCCGTAAGCAACCTAGACACCCCGGCCGACGATACTCCAGAAACTGTTCAAGAGTAG
- a CDS encoding TIGR03279 family radical SAM protein encodes MAASAIHPARITRVMPDSIADEIGFEPGDALVAINGQKPRDLIDYRFLCADEDLTLEVLDTRGKTHHVDIEKEIDDDLGLEFDTALFDGLMQCNNACPFCFIDQQPPGKRGTLYLKDDDYRLSFLYGSYLTLTNLLPQEWERIAQMRLSPLYVSVHATEAEVRSRLLKNQRAGQILDQLAWFRDQRLQIHAQVVVCPGINDGDHLDTTLRDLAQFHEGEVPAVASTAVVPVGLTRFRPADDELTPVTQAQAQQVIAQVQAFQQDCQRRFGTNFVWLADEWFLIAQQEVPEESHYEDYPQLGNGVGSIRQFLKDFQQSAEDYLPEAVSPPRTLTWVVGNAVEHAFQPIVDRLNTVQGLTVRLAALASDYWGRDMTVTGLLTGHDLLLGLQDSPDQPPRRNEPSNHSPLGDALLLPTVMLKPSDSGQAKDTLFLDDLSVAEISQRLGCPVIPVDDTDALVQACCGELPAHSFADLQPAVGYWTPS; translated from the coding sequence ATGGCTGCCTCGGCTATTCACCCTGCTCGCATCACCCGGGTGATGCCCGATTCGATCGCAGACGAGATTGGTTTTGAGCCCGGCGATGCCCTAGTAGCCATCAATGGCCAAAAACCTCGCGACTTGATCGACTATCGCTTTCTCTGCGCTGACGAGGACCTCACCTTGGAGGTGCTAGACACCCGGGGCAAAACCCACCACGTTGACATCGAAAAAGAAATTGATGACGATCTGGGCCTAGAGTTTGACACAGCCCTCTTTGATGGGCTGATGCAGTGCAACAATGCCTGCCCCTTCTGCTTCATCGATCAGCAGCCTCCTGGCAAGCGCGGTACGCTTTACCTCAAAGATGACGACTACCGCCTCAGCTTTCTCTACGGCAGCTACCTGACCCTGACTAACCTGCTGCCCCAGGAGTGGGAGCGCATTGCCCAGATGAGGCTATCGCCCCTGTATGTGTCAGTGCATGCTACCGAAGCGGAGGTGCGATCGCGCCTGCTTAAAAACCAACGAGCAGGCCAAATTCTCGATCAGCTGGCCTGGTTCCGCGACCAGCGATTGCAGATTCATGCTCAGGTAGTGGTCTGTCCCGGCATCAACGATGGTGACCACTTGGACACCACCCTGCGAGATTTAGCCCAGTTTCACGAGGGTGAAGTGCCTGCGGTAGCTTCGACAGCCGTGGTACCCGTGGGTCTCACCCGGTTTCGCCCTGCCGACGATGAGCTGACTCCGGTAACTCAGGCCCAGGCCCAGCAGGTGATTGCTCAGGTGCAAGCCTTCCAGCAGGATTGCCAGCGGCGGTTTGGCACAAATTTTGTCTGGCTAGCCGACGAGTGGTTTTTAATTGCCCAGCAAGAGGTGCCCGAGGAAAGCCACTATGAAGACTATCCCCAACTGGGCAATGGAGTGGGGTCAATTCGTCAGTTTCTCAAAGATTTTCAGCAGTCAGCTGAGGACTACTTGCCAGAGGCCGTCAGCCCACCGCGCACTTTGACTTGGGTAGTGGGCAATGCGGTGGAGCATGCCTTTCAACCCATCGTCGATCGCCTCAACACCGTTCAAGGTTTGACGGTTCGCCTAGCCGCCCTAGCTAGCGACTACTGGGGACGCGATATGACGGTAACAGGCCTGCTGACCGGCCACGATCTGCTGCTGGGGTTGCAAGATTCGCCCGACCAACCACCGCGACGGAACGAGCCTTCCAACCATAGCCCCCTAGGCGATGCCCTACTGCTGCCGACGGTTATGCTGAAGCCCAGCGATTCGGGCCAAGCCAAAGACACTCTGTTTTTAGACGACCTCAGCGTAGCTGAAATCAGCCAGCGCCTTGGTTGCCCAGTCATCCCTGTAGACGACACCGATGCTTTGGTGCAGGCCTGCTGCGGCGAGCTACCCGCCCACAGCTTCGCTGATTTGCAACCCGCCGTTGGCTATTGGACACCGTCGTGA
- a CDS encoding undecaprenyl-diphosphate phosphatase, which translates to MNSVFLGLVATVVQAGSGATTPPTETMNLFQAIVIGIVQGLTEFLPISSTAHVKMVPVVLGWGDPGVAFTAVIQLGSIAAILYYFWDDLRQVTMGMVKATMTRQFDSSEFRLGLGILLGTIPIVVGGLLIKAFIPDFDNSPLRSASTIAMVSILMALVLAAAEIVGRRKRTFEALTLKDGVTMGFAQALALVPGVSRSGSTLMAGLFMGLERSTAARFSFLLGVPAITLSGLVELKGFLDTGFGAAGPLPLLGGIVAAVVSSYLAIFWLIRFLKQHSTWVFVWYRLAFGAAILLALATGKMQNI; encoded by the coding sequence ATGAATAGTGTGTTCCTTGGTCTAGTAGCTACGGTAGTCCAAGCGGGCAGCGGCGCGACCACGCCCCCCACGGAGACGATGAACCTGTTTCAAGCCATTGTGATTGGCATTGTGCAGGGGCTAACAGAATTTTTACCGATCAGCAGCACAGCCCACGTCAAGATGGTGCCCGTGGTGCTGGGATGGGGAGACCCAGGGGTGGCATTCACCGCAGTCATTCAGCTGGGCAGCATTGCAGCCATTCTTTACTACTTTTGGGATGACCTCCGCCAGGTGACGATGGGCATGGTCAAGGCCACAATGACCCGACAGTTTGATTCTTCAGAATTTCGCCTGGGGTTGGGTATCTTGCTGGGCACAATTCCCATCGTGGTGGGTGGACTCTTAATCAAAGCCTTCATCCCAGATTTCGATAATTCGCCCTTGCGCAGTGCCTCCACCATCGCCATGGTGTCTATTTTGATGGCCCTGGTCCTGGCTGCTGCCGAGATTGTGGGCCGCCGCAAGCGCACCTTTGAGGCGCTCACCTTAAAGGATGGCGTGACTATGGGCTTTGCCCAGGCTCTAGCGCTAGTTCCCGGCGTATCGCGATCGGGGTCTACCCTAATGGCTGGCCTGTTTATGGGATTAGAGCGATCGACAGCGGCGCGGTTCTCCTTTTTGCTGGGGGTACCTGCTATTACGCTATCGGGGCTAGTAGAGCTGAAGGGGTTTCTAGACACTGGATTTGGGGCGGCTGGCCCATTGCCGCTGCTCGGCGGTATCGTAGCGGCGGTGGTGTCGTCTTATCTAGCAATTTTCTGGCTGATTCGCTTTTTGAAGCAGCACAGCACCTGGGTATTTGTGTGGTACCGTCTGGCCTTCGGAGCAGCCATTCTGCTAGCGTTGGCTACCGGAAAAATGCAAAACATCTAA
- a CDS encoding DUF3120 domain-containing protein, with product MSLSYSSASDKTLPWLALVQGWVARSGLQIKVFGAALSLVILPVFVQAPLVRYFPWVSLAITPLWLVLGAWLMRRPRWSLWGDLIVGFGWIWLTGSLYWGWFRWDPVIHLPIEALGLPIALVCLCQGWGRVGSYFFLGSLLGTAVTDLYINWMHLFPTWRQLMLTSPDAAPLVLRAASATLQTDVAACRAVILVLFLLVATAIALSTSRQLAWWAFGGAVFSTLVVDGLFFLTASLA from the coding sequence TTGAGCCTTTCCTACAGTTCTGCTTCCGATAAGACGTTGCCGTGGCTGGCCCTGGTTCAGGGCTGGGTAGCACGATCAGGTCTTCAAATCAAGGTCTTTGGGGCAGCGCTGAGCCTGGTGATTTTGCCGGTGTTTGTGCAGGCCCCCCTGGTGCGCTACTTTCCCTGGGTGAGCCTGGCAATTACCCCTCTGTGGCTGGTGCTGGGAGCGTGGCTGATGCGGCGTCCTCGCTGGAGCCTCTGGGGTGACTTAATTGTGGGCTTTGGATGGATTTGGCTAACCGGCTCGCTGTACTGGGGTTGGTTTCGATGGGATCCGGTGATTCATTTGCCAATTGAGGCTTTGGGCTTGCCGATCGCCCTGGTTTGCCTGTGTCAAGGCTGGGGTCGAGTGGGTAGCTATTTCTTTTTGGGGTCTCTGTTAGGCACGGCAGTCACAGACCTCTACATCAACTGGATGCATTTGTTCCCCACCTGGCGGCAGCTGATGCTGACTAGCCCAGACGCGGCACCCTTGGTGCTGCGGGCGGCGAGCGCTACTCTGCAAACAGATGTGGCAGCCTGTCGAGCCGTGATTTTGGTGTTGTTTTTGCTCGTGGCGACGGCGATCGCCCTCAGCACCTCGCGTCAGCTGGCTTGGTGGGCCTTTGGGGGAGCCGTGTTTAGCACGCTTGTGGTTGATGGGTTGTTTTTTCTGACGGCGTCGCTAGCCTAG
- a CDS encoding adenylate/guanylate cyclase domain-containing protein translates to MTSSGPYLALKTGSGDRQLSLAGGSYWTVGRGDDNNFVLPDRWISRNHAMLQDADSGRFYLIDLGSRNGTFVNGRRVSVPVILHDGDLLTFGQTELRFFSPQDAAVALEAPLAGVHGDATATAMLHVRQLISVMVVDIRDFTVLTRQIDEKILSEAIGTWFRRAGEIIGQYGSWVDKYIGDAVMTVWVHGPEGADQASMIKILQAVSTLAEMTSQLHEQFPLPFPLRIGAGINTGHAMVGNTGSGDRPDYTALGDTVNAAFRLESATKSLGLDIAIGETTYKYLQSGVDDPCFKHFTVELKGYEGPITTRAGTFVDLNKFLAAYS, encoded by the coding sequence GTGACTTCATCTGGCCCCTACCTTGCGCTTAAAACAGGCTCCGGCGATCGCCAGCTTTCCTTGGCAGGTGGCAGTTATTGGACAGTAGGGCGGGGCGACGACAATAATTTTGTGCTGCCTGACCGGTGGATATCGCGCAACCACGCCATGCTTCAGGATGCTGATAGCGGCCGGTTTTACCTAATCGACCTGGGCAGTCGCAACGGTACCTTTGTCAACGGGCGTCGGGTCAGCGTGCCGGTCATTCTCCACGACGGCGATCTGCTCACCTTTGGTCAGACTGAACTGCGGTTTTTCTCACCTCAAGATGCCGCTGTGGCGTTAGAGGCGCCCTTGGCTGGAGTCCATGGGGATGCTACTGCTACGGCCATGCTCCACGTGCGCCAGCTAATTTCGGTCATGGTGGTCGACATTCGCGACTTCACCGTACTGACCCGCCAGATTGACGAAAAGATTCTCTCCGAAGCCATTGGCACCTGGTTTCGTCGCGCTGGAGAAATTATTGGTCAATATGGCAGCTGGGTCGACAAATACATTGGTGATGCTGTGATGACGGTATGGGTTCATGGCCCCGAGGGGGCCGACCAAGCCAGCATGATCAAGATTTTGCAGGCTGTCAGCACCCTGGCCGAAATGACGAGTCAGCTCCACGAGCAGTTTCCGCTGCCGTTCCCCCTGCGCATTGGGGCTGGCATTAACACGGGCCACGCCATGGTTGGCAACACCGGCAGCGGCGATCGCCCCGACTACACCGCCCTAGGCGACACCGTCAACGCAGCTTTTCGCTTAGAGTCTGCGACTAAATCCCTAGGCCTAGATATCGCCATTGGCGAAACTACCTACAAATACTTGCAATCTGGGGTAGATGACCCCTGCTTTAAGCACTTCACCGTAGAGCTGAAAGGCTACGAAGGGCCCATCACCACCCGTGCTGGCACCTTTGTCGATTTGAACAAGTTTTTAGCTGCATACTCTTAA
- a CDS encoding GNAT family N-acetyltransferase: MMIRAEHLADLESVYQVNAIAFGREHEAKLVARLRGLLHTLSLVAVVRDAIVGHIFFSPVTFEDVDTQNSMVLGLGPVAVLPDHQHQGIGTQLIRQGIEQCRQIGSGAVVVLGDPRFYARFGFIPAEERALRCEYTVPEGAFRVLELKPGALENCWGLVRYCPEFADCE; encoded by the coding sequence ATGATGATTCGAGCTGAGCATCTAGCGGATCTTGAGTCGGTTTATCAAGTCAATGCGATCGCCTTTGGTCGCGAGCATGAGGCCAAGCTGGTCGCTCGGCTGCGGGGGTTGCTCCATACGTTGTCTCTGGTGGCGGTGGTGAGGGATGCGATCGTGGGCCACATCTTTTTCAGCCCAGTCACCTTTGAGGACGTTGATACGCAGAACTCAATGGTTTTGGGCCTGGGGCCGGTGGCTGTGCTGCCAGACCACCAGCACCAGGGCATTGGGACACAACTCATTCGCCAGGGGATAGAGCAGTGCCGTCAGATCGGCAGCGGGGCAGTTGTTGTGCTGGGCGACCCACGGTTTTATGCCCGGTTTGGTTTTATTCCTGCCGAAGAGAGGGCGCTGCGGTGCGAATACACTGTTCCCGAGGGTGCGTTTCGGGTGCTGGAGCTGAAGCCAGGGGCCTTGGAGAACTGCTGGGGACTGGTGCGGTATTGCCCGGAGTTTGCTGACTGCGAGTAG